The Daucus carota subsp. sativus chromosome 7, DH1 v3.0, whole genome shotgun sequence genome window below encodes:
- the LOC108194736 gene encoding uncharacterized protein LOC108194736 has translation METYVLLKDLTPGRGTDFIKVRISREWEGRKPGATHATTKTYIIIDEEGTQVQAGPLQFGLIADFSKRLQLGSVYLISNYDVAVAPETYRPVAGEYSVNFHRKTNVKKIGDVPAIPMLQFNLKTFEETRARLGDVVTLMDVVGKLKDYTHIQTAKSGKKSLDIVLADKRDEIKVTSWENQAFEFLKLENEYTQPNVIVIITGETVLWSSSSTQYFFNIDHSAVTTLRESTKLENSIIPTLVPSMRSQEQQNMGNVETVTIAQLFEAQLPDGKNFIEFYTKANVIGLFPNEGWYYICCNKCGKILNDFGQCSKCSHKTKPMPVYKVTLAVKDSTADTSFVIFDRHVMKLINVSAQHLLNSDQNATPEMMPPILNNMVGRTCIFRLRLNQYNTVQHKEGFTVMEVDEVETNKLASISKIDSGEDSSEHDLDHESTEPSEHHLQKKRKNPDDEKYSDQIQPPPENTSKGFLEVEQGHDAPRHAKNGGQVPPPNSGTKGRPGNKSLRRTTT, from the exons ATGGAGACATACGTATTATTGAAAGATTTAACTCCCGGAAGGGGAACAGACTTCATCAAAGTTCGGATTTCAAGGGAATGGGAAGGGAGAAAACCAGGAGCAACACATGCCACAACCAAAACCTATATCATTATTGATGAAGAG GGGACCCAAGTCCAGGCCGGACCGCTGCAGTTTGGTCTAATAGCAGATTTCTCTAAAAGGCTCCAACTTGGAAGTGTATACTTGATTTCAAACTACGATGTAGCTGTTGCACCTGAGACATACAGACCTGTGGCGGGAGAGTACAGTGTCAATTTTCATAGAAAGACCAATGTCAAGAAAATTGGTGATGTGCCGGCTATACCTATGCTTCAATTTAATTTGAAGACTTTCGAAGAAACCAGGGCGAGACTTGGAGATGTTGTGACTCTTATGG ATGTCGTGGGAAAGTTGAAAGATTATACTCATATACAAACTGCCAAAAGCGGGAAAAAGTCATTAGATATTGTCCTTGCAGACAAAAG AGATGAGATAAAGGTCACATCGTGGGAGAATCAGGCATTTGAATTCCTAAAGCTTGAAAATGAGTACACCCAGCCAAATGTCATTGTAATCATAACTG GGGAAACTGTGCTGTGGTCAAGTAGTTCAACACAATACTTTTTCAATATCGACCACTCGGCTGTCACAACACTGCGTGAGAGTACTAAGTTGGAAAATAGTATAATCCCAACACTTGTGCCATCTATGAGGAGCCAGGAGCAACAAAATATGGGTAATGTTGAAACTGTGACAATAGCACAACTATTTGAGGCACAACTCCCAGATGGAAAAAAT TTTATTGAATTTTACACCAAAGCAAATGTGATTGGTTTATTTCCCAACGAAGGCTGGTATtatatttgctgcaacaagtgcGGGAAAATATTGAATGACTTCGGGCAATGCAGCAAATGTTCTCATAAAACAAAACCAATGCCAGTATATAAAGTAACGCTGGCAGTCAAGGATTCAACTGCCGATACGTCCTTTGTCATATTTGATAGACATGTAATGAAACTAATAAACGTCTCAGCACAGCATCTACTCAACAGTGACCAG AACGCTACACCAGAGATGATGCCaccaattttaaataatatggtGGGCAGGACTTGCATATTTAGGCTTAGACTGAATCAATACAATACAGTTCAGCATAAAGAAGGCTTCACGGTGATGGAGGTAGATGAGGTGGAAACCAACAAACTAGCTTCCATTTCAAAAATTGATTCTGGTGAAGATAGCTCGGAACATGACTTGGACCACGAAAGCACTGAACCGTCTGAACATCATTTgcagaaaaagagaaaaaaccCGGATGATGAGAAATATTCAGACCAAATACAACCTCCTCCAGAAAATACGTCAAAGGGCTTCTTAGAAGTAGAACAAGGCCATGATGCTCCGAGACATGCAAAGAATGGAGGCCAGGTTCCACCACCAAATTCAGGTACAAAGGGAAGGCCTGGAAACAAGAGTCTTAGGCGTACAACTACCTAA